In Brachypodium distachyon strain Bd21 chromosome 2, Brachypodium_distachyon_v3.0, whole genome shotgun sequence, one genomic interval encodes:
- the LOC100825302 gene encoding brassinosteroid LRR receptor kinase BRI1: MDSLRVAIAAALFVAAVAVAVAAAADDAQLLEEFRAAVPNQASLSGWKAADGACRFPGAACRAGRLTSLSLAGVPLNADFRAVAATLLQLSGVEALSLRGANVSGALAAAGGARCGGKLEALDLSGNAALRGSVADVAALADSCAGLKKLNLSGGAVGAAKAGGGGGAGFAALDVLDLSNNKITGDAELRWMVGAGVGSVRWLDLAWNRISGELPDFTNCSGLQYLDLSGNLIDGDVAREALSGCRSLRALNLSSNHLAGAFPPNIAGLASLTALNLSNNNFSGEVPADAFTGLQQLKSLSLSFNHFTGSIPDSLAALPELEVLDLSSNTFTGTIPSSICQDPNSSLRVLYLQNNFLDGGIPEAISNCSNLVSLDLSLNYINGSIPESLGELAHLQDLIMWQNSLEGEIPASLSRIRGLEHLILDYNGLSGSIPPDLAKCTQLNWISLASNRLSGPIPSWLGKLSNLAILKLSNNSFSGRVPPELGDCKSLVWLDLNNNQLNGSIPPELAEQSGKMSVGLIIGRPYVYLRNDELSSQCRGKGSLLEFSSIRSEDLSRMPSKKLCNFTRVYMGSTEYTFNKNGSMIFLDLSFNQLDSEIPKELGNMFYLMIMNLGHNLLSGPIPLELAGAKKLAVLDLSYNRLEGPIPSSFSTLSLSEINLSSNQLNGTIPELGSLATFPKSQYENNSGLCGFPLPPCQAHAGQSASDGHQSHRRQASLAGSVAMGLLFSLFCIFGLVIIAIESKKRRQKNEEASTSHDIYIDSRSHSGTMNSNWRLSGTNALSINLAAFEKPLQKLTLGDLVEATNGFHNDSLIGSGGFGDVYKAQLKDGRIVAIKKLIHVSGQGDREFTAEMETIGKIKHRNLVPLLGYCKIGEERLLMYDYMQFGSLEDVLHDRKKIGVKLNWPARRKIAIGAARGLAFLHHNCIPHIIHRDMKSSNVLVDENLEARVSDFGMARMMSVVDTHLSVSTLAGTPGYVPPEYYQSFRCTTKGDVYSYGVVLLELLTGKPPTDSADFGEDNNLVGWVKLHAKLKIIDVFDPELLKDDPSLELELLEHLKIACACLEDRPTRRPTMLKVMTMFKEIQAGSTVDSKTSSVATGLSDDVGFGVVDMTLKEAKEEKD, encoded by the coding sequence ATGGATTCCTTGCGGGTGGCGATAGCGGCGGCACTGTTTGTCgccgcggtggcggtggcggtcgcggcggccgccgacgacgcgcagctgctggaggagtTCAGGGCGGCCGTGCCGAACCAGGCGTCGCTCTCCGGGTGGAAGGCGGCCGACGGTGCCTGCAGGTTCCCCGGCGCGGCGTGCAGGGCCGGGAGGCTCACGTCGCTGTCGCTCGCCGGCGTGCCGCTCAATGCCGACTTCCGCGCCGTCGCGGCCACCCTGCTGCAGCTCAGCGGGGTCGAGGCGCTCAGCCTCCGCGGCGCCAACGTCAGCGGAgcgctcgcggcggcgggcggcgcgaggTGCGGGGGCAAGCTGGAGGCGCTCGACCTGTCCGGAAATGCCGCGCTGCGCGGCTCCGTCGCCGacgtggcggcgctcgccgaCTCGTGCGCCGGGCTGAAGAAGTTGAATCTCTCCGGCGGCGCGGTTGGTGCGGCGAAggccggtggcggtggcggtgcggGCTTTGCGGCCCTGGACGTCCTTGATTTGTCCAATAACAAGATCACCGGCGATGCCGAGCTTCGTTGGATGGTGGGTGCCGGCGTCGGCTCAGTCCGGTGGCTGGACCTCGCCTGGAACaggatctccggcgagctcccggACTTCACCAACTGCTCGGGGCTCCAGTACCTGGACCTGTCCGGCAACCTCATCGACGGCGATGTCGCCAGGGAGGCGCTCTCCGGCTGCCGCAGCCTGAGAGCGCTCAACCTCTCCAGCAACCATCTCGCTGGCGCGTTCCCGCCCAACATCGCCGGCCTCGCGTCGCTCACCGCCCTTAACCTGTCCAACAACAacttctccggcgaggtccCAGCCGACGCTTTCACCGGGCTACAGCAGCTCAAGtcgctctccctctctttcAACCACTTCACCGGCTCCATCCCCGACTCCCTCGCTGCGCTGCCGGAGCTCGAGGTGCTCGACCTCAGCTCCAACACCTTCACCGGCACCATCCCTTCCTCCATCTGCCAAGATCCCAACTCCAGTCTCCGCGTCCTGTACCTTCAGAACAACTTCCTCGATGGCGGCATCCCGGAAGCCATCTCCAACTGCAGCAACCTCGTCTCCCTCGACCTCAGTCTCAACTACATCAACGGGTCCATCCCTGAGTCCCTCGgggagcttgcccacctccaGGATCTTATCATGTGGCAGAACTCGTTGGAGGGTGAGATACCGGCGTCCCTTTCACGCATTCGAGGGCTCGAGCATCTCATCCTTGACTACAACGGGCTCTCCGGCAGTATCCCGCCGGACTTGGCCAAGTGCACCCAGCTGAACTGGATATCCTTGGCGAGCAACCGGCTGTCTGGTCCGATCCCGTCTTGGCTTGGGAAGCTCAGCAACTTGGCAATCTTGAAGCTGAGCAACAATTCCTTCTCTGGACGTGTACCACCAGAGCTTGGTGACTGCAAGAGCTTGGTATGGTTGGACCTCAACAACAACCAACTCAATGGGTCAATTCCGCCGGAACTGGCGGAGCAGTCTGGGAAGATGTCTGTTGGGCTCATTATTGGGCGGCCCTATGTGTATCTTCGCAACGATGAGCTGAGCAGCCAGTGTCGTGGGAAGGGGAGCTTGCTGGAGTTCTCAAGCATCAGATCTGAGGACCTTAGTCGGATGCCGAGCAAGAAGCTGTGCAACTTCACAAGGGTGTACATGGGTAGCACAGAGTATACCTTCAACAAGAATGGTTCCATGATATTTCTGGATTTGTCATTTAATCAGCTTGACTCGGAGATACCCAAGGAGCTTGGTAACATGTTCTACCTCATGATTATGAATCTTGGGCACAACCTTCTTTCTGGCCCTATCCCACTGGAGCTAGCTGGTGCCAAGAAGCTCGCAGTACTCGACCTTTCGTACAACCGGTTGGAAGGGCCGATACCCAGCTCTTTCTCGACACTCTCCTTGTCAGAGATCAATCTGTCGAGTAATCAGCTGAATGGGACAATTCCAGAGCTCGGCTCCCTTGCAACCTTCCCGAAGAGCCAATACGAGAATAACTCTGGTCTGTGTGGATTtccactgccgccgtgccAGGCACATGCTGGGCAAAGTGCTTCCGACGGCCACCAATCTCACCGGAGGCAGGCATCCCTTGCCGGGAGTGTCGCTATGGGACTCTTGTTCTCACTGTTCTGTATATTTGGGTTGGTCATCATAGCCATTGAGAGCAAGAAGCGGAGGCAGAAGAATGAAGAGGCAAGTACCTCCCATGATATTTACATTGATAGCCGGTCACATTCTGGCACTATGAATTCCAATTGGAGACTCTCTGGTACAAATGCCCTCAGCATCAACCTTGCTGCGTTTGAGAAGCCACTGCAGAAGCTCACCTTGGGTGATCTTGTTGAGGCCACAAATGGATTCCACAATGATAGCCTGATTGGGTCTGGTGGGTTTGGCGATGTCTACAAGGCACAGCTCAAGGATGGGAGGATTGTCGCAATCAAGAAGCTAATACATGTGAGTGGCCAGGGTGACCGGGAGTTCACAGCTGAAATGGAGACCATTGGGAAGATCAAACACCGCAACCTTGTTCCGCTCCTCGGCTACTGCAAGATCGGTGAGGAGCGGCTGTTGATGTATGATTACATGCAATTTGGCAGCTTGGAGGATGTGCTGCACGACCGGAAAAAGATCGGGGTAAAACTGAACTGGCCAGCAAGGCGGAAGATTGCGATTGGGGCAGCACGAGGATTGGCATTTCTCCACCACAACTGCATCCCACACATCATCCACCGAGACATGAAGTCAAGCAATGTGCTTGTTGATGAGAATTTGGAAGCAAGGGTCTCTGATTTTGGTATGGCGAGGATGATGAGTGTGGTGGACACACACCTGAGCGTGTCCACTCTTGCCGGCACGCCGGGGTATGTGCCACCTGAGTACTACCAGAGCTTCCGATGCACAACAAAGGGTGATGTGTATAGTTATGGCGTTGTATTGCTGGAGCTGCTCACTGGGAAACCTCCAACAGATTCAGCAGATTTTGGTGAAGACAATAATCTTGTAGGATGGGTCAAGCTGCATGCGAAATTGAAGATCATCGATGTGTTTGATCCAgagctgctgaaggatgaTCCTTCACTGGAGCTTGAGTTGCTGGAGCATTTGAAGATCGCCTGTGCATGCTTGGAAGATAGGCCGACTAGGCGTCCGACAATGCTTAAGGTCATGACTATGTTCAAGGAGATCCAGGCCGGATCAACGGTGGACTCAAAGACCTCATCAGTGGCCACGGGCTTAAGCGACGATGTAGGTTTTGGAGTTGTGGACATgaccctcaaggaagccaaggaagagaaGGATTAG